Proteins encoded together in one Tripterygium wilfordii isolate XIE 37 chromosome 14, ASM1340144v1, whole genome shotgun sequence window:
- the LOC120015563 gene encoding vacuolar sorting protein 3-like isoform X2 encodes MPLQLASDTILRMFRARIHHHRQGQIMHNLSHAIDVDTRLARMEERSRHVQINDDSLCDSCHARLGTKLFAMYPDDTVVCYKCFRRQVESTSVTGHDFRRDILFKPGWLVTR; translated from the exons ATGCCTCTTCAGCTCGCCTCAGATACGATATTAAGAATGTTTAGGGCTCGGATCCATCATCATCGTCAAGGACAA ATCATGCACAATTTATCCCATGCTATTGATGTGGACACACGGCTAGCAAGAATGGAGGAAAGATCACGACACGTACAGATAAATGATGATAGCCTATGTGATTCTTGCCATGCTCGCCTTGGAACTAAATTGTTTGCTATGTACCCAGATGATACTGTCGTCTGTTACAAG TGTTTCCGTCGTCAGGTTGAGTCCACTTCTGTTACTGGCCATGACTTCAGGCGAGATATCTTATTCAAACCAGGTTGGCTCGTGACCAGATAG
- the LOC120015563 gene encoding vacuolar sorting protein 3-like isoform X1 has product MPLQLASDTILRMFRARIHHHRQGQIMHNLSHAIDVDTRLARMEERSRHVQINDDSLCDSCHARLGTKLFAMYPDDTVVCYKVITILCISLYFFHVVFVCFSWVFLLVCQLTERFTTKCDQ; this is encoded by the exons ATGCCTCTTCAGCTCGCCTCAGATACGATATTAAGAATGTTTAGGGCTCGGATCCATCATCATCGTCAAGGACAA ATCATGCACAATTTATCCCATGCTATTGATGTGGACACACGGCTAGCAAGAATGGAGGAAAGATCACGACACGTACAGATAAATGATGATAGCCTATGTGATTCTTGCCATGCTCGCCTTGGAACTAAATTGTTTGCTATGTACCCAGATGATACTGTCGTCTGTTACAAGGTCATCACTATCCTCTGTATCTCACTTTATTTTTTTCACGTTGTCTTTGTATGCTTCAGCTGGGTCTTTTTATTGGTTTGCCAACTGACTGAGCGTTTTACTACTAAATGTGATCAATAA